TGGAGGTTAGAGAAGATTTGGAAAATGTACTGTATTATGAAGATATTCTCTGGAGACAGAAAACTCGATGCGAATGGTTAGCCTTGGGAGATCGcaacaccaaatttttcatacccGAACTCTGAGAAGAAGGAAACAGAATCAAATCACCGCTTTAAAAAATGATTTGGGGGAATGGATCATGAATGAGGAGCAGCTAAAAACTGAAGCGATCAATTTCTTTAAAGCTTTATATGGAGAACATCCCGGACCGATGAGAGGTTTACCTATGAACGCTTTTCCGCCTCTCAATGATGAAGATTTTAACTTCCTTAATAGGCCAGTTTCTGATGAGGAAATCAAAATCGCTTTGTTTGACATGGCACCTTTGAAGGCTCTAGGAAGTGACCGTTTTCACTCCATTTTCTACCAAAGTCAGTAGGACCACGTTGGTGCCTCCGTTTGTAGTTAGGTTAAAGGTATTTTTGTTGGTAATAGTGtatggcccaaattttgcccggagcccaataaaaccaaacccaaattAAACCTAGCCCAAAACCCAACAACCTCCAAAGCCCAAACCTAAATGCACCTACCCAAACCTAAGcccaatacccaaaataaaaaaaataaaagaagtaaaATCCAAATATCTTTACTCCACTAAACCACTCCAACCACTCCACTAAACCACTACACTAACCACTCCACTAAACCACCCTAACCACCCTACTAAACCACTCTactaaaccaccccaaccactccacttgcctacaaaaaaattatttgtaaaatttggctataaaagccattcaagactatGTTAGGGGGGGTTTTTGTTTTttggaaaggctagtttttggagattaatcaaagatcaaagcaaaagaggtttcttttgtctattctcatcttaagttctttgtttgtttattgttttcctttcaattttattttgtttttttatactaaagtaaaaataaaagtaagaagcttacccatattttcattaccgaAAAGGTTTTTTTTAGGTCCATTGCAGTGTACTAATGGCACCAATCCATGACTTGAGTGGGGTCCGTGACCCAAAAAAAAGGACCAATGGcggatttagaaaagaggagaaagagagttgagagctttgttttattttattattttattatttttactattatttatatttatttctcatgtatatattattatttatattattatattatatatgcctctccatatttatttatattattactatcattattgttacttctattatttttatttcgactactattattatatatatatatgtattattgtttgtattattattattattattattatcaccctattgttattactttacttttgtattctaatatattattaatattactcatattttcattatttttgctattactattattattatatattagtgtatacttttatgtatatatatatatatatttatatatagtattgtttttattactttaatttaatatttttattatatttgcttttgtatttctatatttattattatatagtagtgtgtatttctattatatacatatatatattttatatatagtattattatttactttactttaatattattattattatcattatatccaacctaataataattctttcataaaagtaatattccgtatttggtaattcgagacaatcgtgccctaacttactgggtttcaatttttctcctttaacctaaataacggaatactcttttaaatcgcgacatgagttttaaaaaatgtttattctcggagatacgaggtgttgtgccctaacttaccgggtatggcattttgttacctcgaaataagatttttgtaagtaaaggcaatattcggtgttcggAATTGAGGAACGTGCCTAActtctgggtttcgattttcctcgttcaccttaactaactgaataaccttttgaaatacacgaatttttatataaaaggcaagctcgctctcgaaaattcaagatgtcgtgtctaACTtcttggatgtgacattttatattgtgagacgagaaggtctttaacatttgagcattttctttacaaaagggatcgtattttaaattctttcaagttttcaaattttcgacactaagacactaattaatcaactaggtaccaattttgggcgacgtcgaggtgctaatccttccttgtgcgtgaatcgactccgaactcatgttctgatttcgtagaccaaaaattatcgttttagtaaatcttaacttttattaaaataattaatttaaggtgatccgatcacacctcatcaaaaaagattggtggcgactcatcTATACGTTTTCATTTCCAAAAATCTAAGTCGATTctcgttttttcaaaaaaaatggttacgaaaAATAGTATTGATTCAGAATTAAGTAATTTGCTTATTGTTCTTATTCCTAAAACCCAAAATCCGGAAGGCTTTGCCCAGTTTCGGCCAAACAGTTTGTGTTCTGTTCTTTATAAACTGGTTATGAAGATTATTGCTAACTGTTTCAAAGTGGTTTTCCCCAAGCTTATTTGACCAGAGCAAACTGGTTTCTTAGCAGGACGAAATATCATAGATAATATTGTCATTCCTCAAGAGGTTCTCCACTCTATGAGGAGCTCACAAAAAAATAGGAGGTGGATGACCATCAAAATAGACCTGGAAAAAGCTTATGATCGAGTGCGTTGGGATTTCATTCACTCGTATCTCCAAGCTGCAGGTATTCCTAATTTTGTACGTAATTGTTATTATGTCTGCAATTTTCAATTCTATTATGCAGGTGTTTTGGAACGAGGTTCTAACTCCGAAATTTCAACCAGTCAGAAGTGTTTGACAAGGTTCTCCTTTATcaccgtatttattcatttttgtgCATGGAATGGTTGAGTCACAGTATTCATGCTACCATTGGTGTTGGCAATTAGTCCCCCATTCGTCTGGTTCGCAATGGTCCACCGCTTTCTTATTTTTTCTTCACGGATGATTTGATTCTCTTTGGTCATGCTGGGGAACATCAGGCTCAGATCATCAAAaatattcttgatgatttttgtagcTACTCGGCTCATAGGATTAATAAGAGGAAGACAAATATTTTTTTCTCCAAAGGCATCAATGACAATTTAAGGAGATGTATCAACAGTTTTTTTGGTTTCCATGAAGTGAACAATTTGGGGTTTTACCTAGGTGTTCCCTTTTTTCCACGAAAGGGTTACAAATAATACTCTACactttatggttgataaagtgcgCAACAAGCTGTCTAGCTGGGACGTCAGGCAACTTTCCTTGGCAGGTAGGGTGACCTTAGCTCAATCTGTCCTTCTGTCGATCCCAAGTTACTTTATGCAGACAATGATGGTTCTTAAAGGGCTGTGTGATAAGATCGAACGTATAGTGTGAAAATTCGTTTGGGGATCCACTAACGGCAATGCTAAAATAGCTTTGGTGAGTTAGGATTCAGTGTGTCAACCGAAAGCTCATGGAGACCTTGGTCTGAGACACTTGGAAGATCATAACACTTCTTGCATGATGAAGATGGGTTTTAACATTGTCTCTAATATCAATACTTTATGGGTTCGGGTCCTTAGAACTAAGTACGGCATTCTCAGTAGATTACCCGAAAATGTATCGATGGGGCGTTGTTCCTTCCTTTGGAAATCCATTGCTAAGGTATGGCCCCTTATCTACGAAAACCTTTCTTGGCCCGTTGGAGATGGTAAGAATATCCAATGTTGGCGAGATCCTTGGATCCCAAATTATGGCCTCTTATTATATTATATTCCATGCTCTTCTAACCTTAATATGGACTGTACGCTTAGTAACATGATTGTAGATGATGGATCGTGGAATTTAGATCTTTTCCGTTtgtggattctagaagaaatcgTTTGTAAAATTGTTGGAATTCTACCTCCGCACCCTTCCTTGGGACCCGACAAAATAGTGTGGGGGGCTACCTTGACTGGATTATTTTCTATAAAAAGTGCCTATCAGAAGATCCGAGCTAGTTCATTGAATTCTAAAGAATGCATTTAGGAGTTACCTTGGAGTTTTAGAGGTCCACAGTAAATTTGGAATTTCTTATGGCTCACTCTCAAGCATCGCCTTCTAACGATTGTCGAAAGGACAATGAGAGGCATTAAGAATAGCAGTGCTTGTGGATTTTGTAGACATGAATGTGAGGATGTACTTCATGTACTTCGTGACTATTTTGCAGCTAGAAACATCTGGGACAATATTATCCCAGAAGAAAGACGATCCAGGTTTTATATCGGTTCTTTCCAAAATTGAATGATGGTTAATCTCACAaatcttttccctttttctttagaTGGAGTGGATTGGCCTTGTCTTTTTGGGATTATTACTTGGCGCATCTGGAAGAAACGCaacctttttatttttcaatactTTTCTTGGAGTTATGAAGGAATCCTTAAAGTTTCCTGCAGTTGGGCTAAGCAATATTTATTAGCTTCAAAGCTAGCTGAACACAAAGAGCATGGTTACTCACACATTTCACATGCTGAGAGCAATTGGGTAAGCTTGAAATCAAATGGTTCGGTTAGACTTGATGAAGGCTTTGCAGCTGCTAGGGGTTTTGTGTGTGATCATCATGGTGGGTGGATTATAGATTATTGCAGATATTTGGGTAATTGTACGGTGGTTGAGGCTGAGCTTTGGGGGATATTAGATGGCTTAAATCTTCTTTTGGATAGAAGTTTCGAAAAGGTCATTATCCAAACTGATAGTCTTAAAGCTATTAATGCTATTCAAGAAGGTTCCTAAGGGATTTCTAATTCTACTCTCGTCAGAAAAATACATTTCGCTCTCACAACTCTCTAAAACAGTGGAAGATCCAGCATATTTCTCGCAGTGAAAATCTAGTCGCCAATAGTTTGGCCAAGTCAGTTCATTCCAAAAGTCTTGGCTTAAGATTGATTGAGGATCCTCCTATGAGGATTTAGTTTTTGTCTTTTGTCATTCTTTCTTTTCACCCAAAAAAAAAGTGCTTGGAAAGTTTTTATATTATCGTGATTCAATTAAATTAATCtctttattattaaatgaattaatttagtctctatactattaaaaaatcaaataaatttatattgtataaaaatatattaaagattatatttTTCAATTGTAATTTAATTCCAAAAACAGATTTCATTTACGaactataaaaattttagaaatattaaCTTTGCTAAAtagtaaattatatttttaaacaataaagGTTAACTCTATTCTAATTTAATCTTATTTGATTCTTTCTAATAGTACAACAACTAAATCGATTCATTTAACAATAGAAGGACTAATTTAATTTAAGTCCCTACAATAGAGACACCTCTAAGGTATATTCACCCACTTTTAACTTTaagctaaaattcaaaataatattcGAATCCGTGCTCGAACGAGCCAAACCACCAATTCGCTAAAATCAACTCATCTAATATGTTCCATCAGATCAATTCTCCATCCAAACAACCAGTAATCCAATTAATGATTTTGAGCAGTATAGCTATATTCATTCATAATTTTATAgatcttttttaaattttttgttcaAAGCGTAATCATGGATATCAGGAGGGAAAATCCAAAGTTATCACCCAATTTGGGAATGGGATTCATTTTTTTCCTTCATACAAACCCAATTCTGGGTtttcattataatattaaaatacattttcatattaaacttttaaataataatttaagctagcctgaatttcaaataaaataaaataaaaattgattgtCCAACTCATGCTGGATTCTTGGACAGGTTTACTTATCACTTATACTGCAATCAAATAAGAAAATTTCCAATACTTAATATTGGCCATTTTAGTTTAAGACTTGAAGTTAATCCATTCATAGGCAATCAGGGAGGTAAGAAACCATTTCAAAGAAAAAATCAATATATACATAAACATGATTAGGGTTTTCGCAACCTTTAACAGTAACTTTAATTACAGTGCAAATCATAACCCGCCCATCCCCACTTGCCCTTGCCTAAATCCGAAATGACCCAAAAATGAAAAAGCCTCTCATCCATATAATGCAGACATCAACACAAAAAAAACCACTGCCTAACAATGATGGAGATTTTAAAGCCACATCTCATGCTATTCCAAAACATTGGCCAAGGCAAGTATTTTAGCTCATGGTCTAAAAAGAAGAAAACTAACCAAGAGCTTCGGGTCGCTGATTATGCTTTAGTAGCCACCACCACCCCCCCTTGAGCGGCCACCACCCATCCTTCCACGGCCACGGTTATAGCCTCTGCCCCCTCCGCGTCTGCCTCTTTCATTGCCACTACCTGTTGGAATAAAAAGAGTGAAATAACTTTGGTTAAATGTTAGTGAATTTGAGATTGTTTGTTATTTGAATTCTTTTCCAACTAATTTGAGTTATTTTTTTGGGAATTCGATAACTAAAAATAATTAGCAAAACCTGCTGATTCAAATTAAAAGGTATCCAACACGGATATGttcaatttttcaaagtttttccatgtatttgAAGGGTCATTGGAAAGTCATATCTCCGCAAACATGTTCAAATATGTATTAGACACGAGTACTTCAATCAAAATCAAAAGTTGGAGTAGAATCAATGAAGCATACTTACCACGATAGCCCCAACCTCTTCCTCGCCCACCACCTCTGCCCCAGTTGGAGTATCCACCATTATCTATAAAAAAGATATTAGTGAATTATAAGGTATGTTTAATAAAAATCACTTTTCTACCACATTAAATTAAAAGTTCGACAAAAATATCAATAATCACCGGAAAACCATTCAAAGCATCAGAATCTATTTACTATACCTGGATAATTTCCATATCCACCCCTACCCCAACTCCGCCCTCTCCCTCTACCACGACCCCTTCCTCGGCCATATGAATCTAAAAATGAAATGTGAGACATGTTgagatttaaaagaaaaatgttCATAAAAAAACAGCTCCGTAACAACTTTTTTCTGAACATTACCTTCATTAACAGAATTATACGAGATCTGGGCTTGTTTCTGTGGTTGCTGCTGATGATAATGATATTGCGGCTTAGATTCTTCAACAAAATGTGGAGCTTGATACCTGAAGTCACATATATCAAGTCATACAGTTCTCTCAATTAAGCAAacaatataataacaattttatttaattacccaTGTCTAATACTCGTATCCACCACATACTCCAAAATGAGTACGGCGGTATGACCCTCTATGCATCTTCcaaatatgaaaaagaaacttttAAGAAAATTGAACAAATACATATCCGATGTTCACACTCGATTTCAAGTAATATTAGTTTTTACACATTATGGGGTTCTAAACATTTAAGAAGTAggttccaaaagaaaacatttaaGTACCGGCATTTAGCACATAACTAATCCCGGCTAAGCAttatattaaaaaagaaaaaatgtttcCACAGTTTCATTTCCCTGATAATGTAATAACCGGATACCCAATCAACAAATTAGCTTACCCGGCAGAGTTTTTATTTAGCTCTCCGGTTGACAAGGTGATagaaagcatcgagacatggcgAGTCATCTCTACACTGCACAAGACAATAAACTAAATGCTCGGATTAATAAGAAGCAAACCAAAACGTCGTAAATGGGAATAGAGAAATATGGAGACTTACGGAACAAGTCCTTCTTCAATAGGGTTCCACACATCAGTTATGCTCAGCGAACTAATGGCGGTATCTTGATGCAGTTGGGGAACCCTTTTCTGTTTTACAGCACAAATAGATCTAATAAGGAAAAGTCGGAAAAATACGATGCAGAGATGATAAAGAAAAGGACATCAACCTTTATAATCTCGGCAATGGCTACCGTCTTACTGATTGCTTGTCCCATTGCTTTTAAGACAATCTCCTTCGCTTGTTTTTCCTAATAAACTATACCAGCTCATTAATAGTTTAAACTAATAGAAGATATAAATCATCTCAACATTAACACAAAGTGATTACAGTAAAAGATTAAGAAAAATCCCAAATGTTAGATAATAGAAAAGAACATGGATAAAAATTACGTCGAATAACCTTATTTTACAATCTGATAAAACCCACTGACTACTAGAGAAAATGCAAACAAAGAATCCTAGAAATCAAATAGACCCAAATTTGCATTACTTTTTTTCCTAAAAATCAAACCCATAGGAtaccatataaaaattaaaatgcccAAACTCAGTACATGCACACACAAAAAATCGAAATCCCTAAATGAACAACACATTAAagggaaagaagaagaagaagaagaagaagaagaagaagaagcaaaacCCCAATAACAAAAGAGACGAATAAATACAATGTTGAACGTCAAAAAGCAAAAAAGAGAACCCCAGAAGCACGAAATGAGCAATGAACAAAGAAAtgagaccaaaaaaaaaaagtcgaAAAGGGAAAGGAGGGAAACCTGAAGAAGAGCAATGGCATAGTTGATGTAGTTTCGAATAGCGCCTTGAGAAGTGATTCGGATCTCATTGTCGTTAATGGGTGATTCGGACTTTGGCTTCTCTACTTTCTGGTATCTATCCATTGGAGGAGTGGAagtaaaacaaagaaagaaaaaaaaaccctgATTAAATCACAGCACCAGCACAGAGCCTAACACCAAAATGAAAAGGCCCTTTCTGGGATTTACGCCTTTGCCGATATTGATGTCGGGTTTGATCCGATGGGTCTTTGGGTCAACCCGAGTTGGGTCGCAGCTCGAAAAATTTGTATccatattgttttttttttttttggaattaaaaaaaagttatttttgttatttaaaaataagttaacatagattatatataaatataaaacatcTTAAACATGGATTAGAGGTGATTATGGTCAGGTTAGGTCGGGTCTAAGTATgacattaatatattttatgtttgttCAAGTTCGACTAAGTCTAAAATTTAGGACtaaaaattttacctaaatcCGTCAATATTTACAAAGGACTAATTTAAACCAGTCcatattatttcttttaaatatttatatttatattattttaataatttaataattttatatcttttgtatttattgaatttttatataatcattttaatattattttaatgtttatattagagtagtactatatatttaatataagtttatttttttaatttgctctaaattacataatataaattattataaactgAAAACGGATTGGCTCGGGCCTTGAATACTCAAGGACAAGCCCAATTCATATTTTAAACGAGATTAATTTTTTTTGCCCAAACCTATTTTTCAGGCCTAATATTTTTGTCTAAACCTTCCAAATTTTGAATGAGCCTCCGAGTTATACTGagtttattattttcataaaatttcattagaTTAATTCACAATTTGGTCTATGAAGTAtacttattttttcaatttattatttaaactTTTTTATCTTAATTTGATACCTAAAGTATTAAGCATTTCCCATTTTGGTACTTAAAGTATGCTTCTATTATATTTTTTAGTCTAttttttttgaacattaaaaAATTTTGTTAGCCAATCATAAAGTGCTACATGATTATGAttttatgtaaaataaataaatatattgttttattaaatgtatatacacattaaaaaatatgaaaaattaaaataaatatataaaaatttcagaaaagtatatataaaatataaaaaataaa
Above is a genomic segment from Gossypium arboreum isolate Shixiya-1 chromosome 8, ASM2569848v2, whole genome shotgun sequence containing:
- the LOC108469019 gene encoding uncharacterized protein LOC108469019, whose translation is MDRYQKVEKPKSESPINDNEIRITSQGAIRNYINYAIALLQEKQAKEIVLKAMGQAISKTVAIAEIIKKRVPQLHQDTAISSLSITDVWNPIEEGLVPVEMTRHVSMLSITLSTGELNKNSAGYQAPHFVEESKPQYHYHQQQPQKQAQISYNSVNEDSYGRGRGRGRGRGRSWGRGGYGNYPDNGGYSNWGRGGGRGRGWGYRGSGNERGRRGGGRGYNRGRGRMGGGRSRGGGGGY